Genomic window (Ictalurus punctatus breed USDA103 chromosome 16, Coco_2.0, whole genome shotgun sequence):
ACTTCTGCGAACCAAGGTGAGCGAAAAAATAGGCGAAAATGTCGCGTCTTCGCTTCGTTACGTCGAGTGTAAAAATTTGGCGTTACAAAGGATACCTGGGGAAAAAGCGTGTCTGTAGTTTTTTTGTCCAGTCAGATAGCTAAAGGGTCAGATCCTGAGAGCTAGGCTAATTCACATCCGCCATTATTACCACTGAAAAAAAGAGGCATCCCCGGTTAGGATTGTGGAAAATGCTAGTGTCTGGCGGTTCTATCGCTCCTTCTTGGCGTGTCCGTGTCATTAGATGGCCGATCGGGTTTCGGTGAAGGCCGCTACGTTGTAATAAAAAGGTATCCTTTTAGCTGCTAAGATCAGCGCCGTTCCGTTTCCTCCATGATAGTCTCTCCAGGGCGCTTGATTGATCGCATTCAGACGCGCTtatagaaaggaaaaaaataaccgTCTCTTTGGGGACATCTAGAGTTCATCCGCGGTACTGCAGGACAGGGATTTCTTCCACATaatactatacactacactattaCTAAACTAATGGTTTAAATATTATGATAAATTATGCTTATGGTTGATTGTGATTTAAATATGGTATAACTATGGTTCGATCCTGGGGGGGGGCAACTGTTCCTGGgatcccctgtgaccctgaccaggatagagTGCTTACTCAAAAGGAATACTGAatgaatactactactactaagaaTGATCATAGCTATAATAATTTGGTCATCTTCAGTAAGgactttatcctggtctggagcctatctcagggaacactgggcacaaactgaaaatacaccctggataggatgcCAGTCTGTTACACAGTAATGCATGTTTCTGGGaaatgggaggaaactggagaacccagaggaaacccacatggacacggggagagcatgcaaaactccacacggACAGTAACCGGAGCTCAGGATAGAACCAAAGATCCTGGgtgctgtgaggtggcaatgatACTCACTctgcctaataataataataataataataataataataataataatgatgggGGCACGTGGTTAAGACGTTTGCctcagggttaggggtttgaaTTGAGCCTctgtcttgtgtgtgtggagtatgcatgttctccccattctTTGTGGACTTCCTCTgggtcctccggtttcctccccctcagtccaaagacatgcgttgcaGGTTGATTGTGTGTTGaaaattgtctatagtgtgtgtgtgtgtgagcaattgtgccctgcgatgggttggtaccctgcCCAGGGTGTCCGCCTGCCTTGTGCCCCCAGTGATAGGCTCCACGCTAcctgtgaccttgtgtaggataagcggtacagaaaatggatggataatgatGTGTTTTGTCCATTTTAGCAGGAAACATCCCCTCTCCCTCTTCCAGCATCTCCACAGTTCAGTCATACAAGCCGATTATAAATGACTTTGGACTGCCGTCATTTGGATTTTCGCAGGCAAGTTAGAACCCGGATAAGAAAACAGCCCTCGTGTGTTGGTTTGCAGTAAACAGTATTCTAAAGATTTCCCTCATGTACAGGGGCCGAATGGAACTCAAGCTCCACAGAGCAAATACGCTGAACTTCTTGCAATCATCGAAGAGCTCGGGAAAGAAATAAGGCCAACGTACGCCGGAAGTAAAAGTGCCATGGAGCGACTCAAAAGAGGTATTCTCATCATCTGTTACAAAAATGTCATGCACATTGCTTTATAGATGTATTTTATTGCctgataaaataaacatgacactTGTTTTGTGTATCAAAGGTATAATTCATGCAAGAGGTCTTGTCCGGGAGTGTCTGGCAGAGACGGAAAGAAATGCACGATCTTAGCCTCTGAAGCCTGCGTCTGGTCTAAGGGCGGAAGATTTCTTCTACTACTTTTACAGAAGGGTGCTGcatggcttttttttcccaataacAGAGGGATGAAACAatcaaatttattcattaagtaGTGTAGTTAAAGCATGGGATGGAGGTGTTGCAATGTTCCTTGTGATAAATGCAACAAGAGAGATTGGATTTGAGTGTTGccatttgggatttttttctcttataactcctattatttatatatatatatatatatatatatatatatatatatatatatatatatatatatatatatatatatatatatatatatatatatatatatatatatatatatataattttttttttttccaacataaGAACAAGCAAGCTTATCTGCATGCAATGAGGAGATGGACCAGAGTTTGAACGTGCATGGCTTTTACAGGTTTACAGTAGGGAGGTCCTCTTAAATTTGATCAAGTGTAAGGATTTAGGTTTTCTTTAAATTGGGAGACAGTGAGGACAGTGATAGTAATGgtattgttttagttttttgtttttttttaatttattaccttgtgtaataaaatgtattttcatgTACAAAAAGGTCACTTTTTGAAATTTTGTATAAAGGTCAATAAACATGACATTTGTTGTCTATATAAGGTTTACTGTGGTTATTGGTGCACTGTCAGAGGACTGATGTGGATATTGAGGATATTAGATATATTAGAGCGGGGGGCAATAATTGCTGTGGCAGTGTGCAGAGAATATAATTAAATCACAAAAGGCATGCAAACGTTTTTCTAGaacatttcatattttgttgaaatataaatgtaaaatgttttagtaCTGACTTAATAATGCAGAAGTCATTaattaaacatccatccatccattttctataccgcttatcctactgggttgtgaggaacctggagcctatccctgggagcatcagggcacagggcagggtacaccctggccagtgtgccaatccatcgcagggcatattcacatacacactcacacacccattcatacactacggacactttggacataccaatcagcctaccatgcatgtcatgcatgtcattggactgggggaggaaaccggagtacccagaggaaacccctgcagcacagggagaacatgcaaactctgcgcgcacacacagggccacgactggaattgaacccccaatcctgaaggtgtgaggcgaacgtgctaaccactaagccaccctgcatcctattaaatacataaaataaaataataaaaataaaataatattaaattaattaattaaaaatacgacgtctaagacttttgcacagttacatatatatatataattatttaacatgtattattttacattaattcgttttttaattttatttattaaaaagcaaaatcccccccccccccccccccaaagaagGACTTTACAGAAAGACCTCCAATCAGAGCTACTGTTGTGTTGTTGAACGTGCTGAACGTGGGGCTTTTTCACCAATCACGGAGCGACAATGAAAATCGAATTTCTCTCTTGGCCAATCAAATCGTCTCTTTCGGAGCCCTTTCAGCGAATGGCGTCCCGCGGCGCATTGTGCCGTTGGTGGGCGGAGATTGAGCGCTGCGCTGCGGGGGAAAGAGGCGCAAAACGATACGTCAACATGGGAGAAGTGATGATACGAGTTCACAAGTGAGTGttgttaattttatatttacaacATGGCACCGCGATCATCGGCTGCTTTTACTCCGAGCTGCCGCTGGAAATGTTGCTGTAGCTGCAAAGCTGGTGTGTGTCGCATATTAGTCTCTGTGGCTAGCTAGCGTCAGGCAGCGGGAAGTGTGTTTGCTAGTTAGTGAGtgagctagccagctagctttgggccgaatcccaaatttctttcaatttcctTTGTAAGCGCACTTCATAGGGATGAAACAAGAGTTCGCGACCTTGTGTAGTGTCCCATATATAGCCAGTAGGGagtcatttgggattcagccttTGGTGCTTTGCTTTTAATGCCCCTGTTTAAGTTAATATGAATCAATCGATACTTCTGTTCAAGAAGTTATGTAGCTTTCTTAATTAATAATACCTGGCTAGTTCATTCGCTTGCTCGGAAATGAATATAAACGAAGTTTTTTTCTGGAATACAGAAAAAAACCTCTTGCTTTCAATGGACAAACTTAATATTCATTCAGTCTGCTTTTAGGAGCCTCAACAATGTTAATATctaaatatgtactgtatgtacttaGGGCTTTGGATATGGTCTTAAAGGAAGATCTCCACcgtgaaacacatgaaatatgtttatGTTGGACGATTCCCCGTGTGTTTAGTGATTGTGGTGGTAATTTGTAGGttggtgctgtgtttttgttgttcccGGGGGGAGTTAGCGGTTGTGTCCCGCGCTGACGTCACCGGGAGGCATTTACTAGAGCAGTTACAATATGGCGCTGAAAGTCCCCATGACATCAGAATGGAAGTTTTCTGGTTTTTAGTAGGAATATAtaagccttaaggttatctacaAGCTAGTGTGCTACAAAACAATGAGGGAAATTTGCTTTTAGAAGACATTCAAAATGTAGCAGTCTCTCTCTTTACCACAAGTACAAATCAACGATTCTGATgacattctgcacttcagctacTGATCAGATTTTCTgcccaatcaaatgctctccgGAATCTGAAGTGTCTCGCGCCCAACGTTATAAAAAATCACCCTGCCGAAGTCGAGCGAGAGATATGGTGCGTTTTCGGTTTTCCAACTGTAAGAAGGAAATGGCTTGAATTCATTCCCTTTATTGCTTGAGTCCATTGTACTAAAGGCTCtggtatacttattttttttacgcGTACACTGGCCTATGCACACAGTCATATAATcgcatagcctttcaaagtatactccatttgacGCGTACACGTGCATTACGACAACTTGTACTACCCTTCCTGGCCGAcaggagtcagtacagagcagtaaagcaggtctgtTGTTATGAAGGATGAcaacgaagaagaatcacaacacgAAGACCAATGCTTGGGCAATCTCTCGCCacaattaacacacacatacaaatccTTATTCTCTTTAAGGCTAGAAGTATACCTATGCGGGTATTTTATAACGTGCATTCATTTCCCtctcttctgtttatttttcgACTATGTTGAGAATCAATGGCCCTGGGTCACTCtcgccaccttgtggaacaacaaaatatttcaaaagaattaaatgtgcACCTGTTAGAAAAATGTTGTTGGGTgtggtgttataatgtgtaaaatgcaaatttccaataaaagttctcagatcaaaaagaaaaatgtggtgGTGCACATGCAGTATGCGTGTACTCTGCTGATGACAAAAATACGTTGTTCCTAGCGTACTATACGCTGTTCCTAGCGTACgcgtaaaaagtgaagcatactCTGGGCTtaactgtcaagtacggcttagtCGTACTGTGAGGTAAGCgaaacgctattggctatttaaaaaggggggagGAGCCATTCAATGTCCTGCCGTGACTTtgtgtttcagtggaaatttcctcaacacatcgaataacgcgGCACGTTTCGAGGCATTTCACAGGAAATTTTAATAGGAGAAAACATTTGAACCATCTCAAACATAAGAGATAACTGCCAGGTCTTGGTCTTAGCTCCTAAAACGAAAAAAAGCAGCTTTGGAGCCTGATCTGTGCGGGCGGACTGTAGACAACGCaatgagagagctggacagactgaaGGAATAAAGCACCACTGCACCGCTCTCTTTATGTAGAGTTGAATTTCCACAGGAGTGCGTTAGCCAAAAACGTCAACTCAGGATTTAATCCTAAAACAAACCGTATGTTCATatattgattataaatattGCTAAACAAGACATTGACTGTGAATTCTTTCCTTTCATACATGATGCTGCTCCGATATTGACTTCTTATAGAAACCAAGTGTGCTCTCTGTGAGGTTAtgtctccaaattatttgaaggTACAATGGTGGCAAGCTTTATGTCCTGTCTTAATGAAAGAGCAGTGTTGTGTTGGAAAAATTGGACGAAATTGGAAACTATGTCAAATGTAATTCAGTACTGCTGATTTTTACTGATCCTGTTTAAATTCTGCCAGACACAGTTCCCTTCTAACGTGGCCTAATGTCATTTTACTgctaaagttgtttttttttgtgttgtccTACAGGTCTTGCGTGCACTCGTCTAGCCAGGCTGCTTAAGCATGTCCACAGATGACAGCATCTCAGAGGACGTGTCTAGCTCCGTGGCACTGAGCCATGACCCCACAAGCCCCAATGGCGGGAAGGAGAGCGAGGCCTCCGTGGTCTCCTCCGCGGACACAGTGTCGGGTCTGGCTCTTCCCGAGGAGACGGCTGTGATAACTCGACCCTCCAGCACACCAGCATGCACCATTTCCAGCagaataaggtctgtggtgttGAATTGTGGTGTTTTCATTCCCAGGTTATGATGAGAAATGAGGGATCTTCACGCAGTCTTGAGAGAGACCAGTGATGTTTGTTCTAGGTGgtaatgtgtgcgtgtgtgtgagagagagaagatgtttgtttagcattttctGTCCAATACCCGCAAGTACGCTGGCCAACAAATTaaccacaacacaaaacaaaatcagacaCTGATTAAATGCTCTGTagaatgtacagtatctcacaaaagtgagtacacccctcaaatttttgtaaatatttgattatttgtgacaacactgaagaaatgacactgtgctataatgtaaagtagtgagtgtacagcttgtgtaacagtgtaaatttgctgtcccgtcaaaataactcaacacacagacattaatgtctaaaccgctggcaacaaaagtgagtacactcctaagtgaaaatgttcaaattgggcctagttagccattttccctccccggtgtcatgtgacttgttataaagatataatcaaatatttacaaaaatgtgaggggtgtactcacttttgtgagatactgtatatgtccCGCCCCCCCGGAGGGATGGGGGACGGGGACTGCTCTACAGTAGCAGCTCATTAGCAGCACACACAGCTCACGATGACGATCCTGTGGTCCAACAACATTGGCACCGCCGGCAGTTAACCTTGTCTCAAACAAGTACCACATAAATCCACAAACACAACATTTCATCATCTAGGATATCATCCCTGATAAAGGACTTCTAGGATTTTGTTCTGGGTTTTcagattttgtgtttttaggattcaattttttttttatgtattattgtgtttcgttttgtgtttttggattttgtttatgtttgggattttgtttttgttttagttttttggTGTTAgtattttgctttttgtttgtgttggggtttagtttttttggaatttaggattttcttttgtttttggattttgtcttctggtcattttgttttgtattttcagATTTAGTGTTGTTGCCATTTTTCTGCGTTGGATAATTTTGTTTTGAGGTTTAGGATTATGTTTGGGTCTGGACTTTTGTTTGGTGTCTGGGATTTTGTTTGTGTCTGGGATTTTGTTTTCtgtctgggtttttgttttgtggtttcagattttgttttatttttggattttgTCTTGTGGTCATTTTGTTTTCACCTGTGGTCATTTTGTTTTGACTTGTggtcattttgttttatattttcacatttattgtTGTGCTCATTTTTCTGCATTGGATAATTGTTTGGTGTTTTGGGGACTTTGTGTTATATTGCCAGATTTGGTTTTGtgttattgtattttgttttgtgctCAGACCTTTTGTGTCGGTagtaattttgttttgttttatggtaGTTTAGGTTTgtgttttttcatttcattttgtttcgTTTTATTGTCAaagtgtctatctctctgtcactgtaatttaagcatgttttgtttttcccctctCCTAACAACAGGAGTCTGTGTCTCAGCAGCGCTGAGGAGTTCAGCTCAGGGAGAAGCTTGCCCTTCATCAACCCCAGTTCTTTAGAGACGCTCCGAGCGTTGGTGCACGAGATCCAGAGCAGCGAGACGGACCCCGAGATCTGGAAGAACTGTGAGGTGCTCAGAGACAGATCAgctttgctgttttgtttgtttggtgatttggaggCAGTGAGTTACTCAGGTTTCTGGGGCATCATGTAGAGCTTCCCCAAGGACTCCTGATGAGCAGCACACACCTGATCCTGTCGCACAGGCTCCGAGGCACCACAAGTGACACGATATTAAAATGCTGCTGCaaatgccattaaaaaaaagcctctCGTTCTCAGATAAGCTTTTGTAAATATTCAcaatttttccattttcttttcgGTTGTTAACTCTTCAATTTACTTCAATAAATCAACAGCAGTGACAAAAAATAAGGATGGAGTTACATCTAATGCATTGGAGggttacagttttattttggaGTGTCCCTTTAACGCTAATATCAGTATGTACATGTAAAAATGTCCATGTGTATATAAAGATGTATTGTCATTGGGTTGTTTCTCTCCAAACAGGGCAGGTGGCTACACCTCTTTCAGCTGGTGGAGAAGCAATACCAAGAACAAATTCTTGCACAGCAAGATCAGTATCAGTGCCAAATACAGGTCAGTTGTAtaggagcctatcctgggaaccctgggcatgaggcagggcatctcacacacacccatttgcACAATCATTTACATCAAGAGGCAAGTTAGTGTAGCTAAtacacctaccagcatgtttttgggaggaaaccagagaacctggaagaaacctaCAAAGACAAGGGGAACTTGTAAAACttgattgaaccagggaccctagacagaaaatgtaaacacacacagaaaacaattaGGTGTTTGGCACAACCATACAAATAGAAATTAGTAAGTAGTGAATGTCCGGACTCTTGATTCATCGCCCCCATTTTGTTTCGTTTACTAACATAACGATTTTCGCCTTTTTAATCAGCCATGCAAAATAAATGAGAGGACTGTaaatcagtatttaaaaaaaaaaaaacatgccgaTTACACTACTGTTTCCTCACAGCTCATTCAGGACGAGATCAAAGCATTATTGCAGCTACAGAAGCGGCATTGTGGTGCACATTCGAACCCCTTGAGCACAGCCAAAACTTTGGAGCCTCCAGCGGACCTGGAGAATGAAATCCAAGCTTCTCGCCCGTCAAAGGTCACAGCTAACCCTCAGGAGAGCTCAGATGAGGGCCTGGTGACTGTTCAGAGCAGCGGCTATGGCACTCTGTCCACCTGGGAGCCTGGAACAACATCGGGGAGCTTGGAAGGGAAGGACGAGGTGTCGCACTCCCTTTTGGCTAAAACACAGGGGCAAGACAGTGCACCAAGCAGGACTGTGGCTTCTAATAATTCACCTCACACAACTGTGCCAAATCGTCCTGCTGACCAGCAGAGACTAAACAGGTGGGGAAACATTTCTTTTATATTTGTGCCAAGTTCCATAAAGTAGAACACTGTTATCGACATTTAGGAGACAGAATAAAaatcaagagaaagaaataaaaacataaggGTTTGGACTGTTTACTAGAAGACTAAGGAGGTTCTGGTGTTTTTCTgtgacctgtttttttttttgtgtgtgctgttaCATCTTTCTAGTCAACCACTGACCTCCTGGGTCCAGAGGCAGAAACACAggcaaagaaaaagcaaaacGGCACAAAACCGCTCACCGCAGCTGGAGGGGAGAGAAGAGGCCAAAGCAGGTGGCTCTCCTAAGGAACATATGGAACATGTGGATGAAGTAAGCCATATATTTTAGtattagatttatttagttTACCTTCAGTGAAGAATTTAGATTTGTGCTTcagctttttaaatattatttatgtagATGAATAATTGCACTTTTTCTTGAGTAAAGGACTTGGGTACTTTTTCCACCTCTGGTCAGTATGAAAGTTTATGGCACTTTTCCACCGCACGGTACGACTCGACTCTGCTCGCTTTTTGGGGGCGTTCCACTGTGAATAGTATCTGGTGGTTttgttaaaaatttttttatttatttatttatttttttataagtaTCACCTCGGTTGAGGTTCCATGCGAGCCTAGCCGATACTAAATGTGAGCCACGCACTGAGGAAGGAGTAAGGATTCTCCTTAACGAGTGGTTTtgtattgtgcctgaataaacgtcatttaatacatactttgcgTACGGTGATATTCTATCAATTGAAAATTATGTATCGgttatctcattacagataaaaatgacaacaaaggattctgtcttagatttttacatctcgCTTGTTACCGATTTCCAAACAGGCGTTTATCGAAGTCACTCCTGAATGTTAGATTATATTAGTTAATGTTAGTCATATCGAGGACTACGTAGGATCTAGAACGccattattttacatccttaatagggtcCGTGTTTAGTGAACAGGAAAAGCGGTTGGAATATGGCCTGaccgtgtatttgtacagggcttcCGTAGTACaacattattcctgcgtgaaggcgagtggaagatggcacccacGTTGAGGCagcactaaactgcagtggaaaagcaagctcagaaaagtaaagcga
Coding sequences:
- the LOC108276717 gene encoding cyclin-dependent kinase 2-associated protein 1 isoform X2, whose translation is MMSLGMSYKPNPHQHIPGTSANQGNIPSPSSSISTVQSYKPIINDFGLPSFGFSQGPNGTQAPQSKYAELLAIIEELGKEIRPTYAGSKSAMERLKRGIIHARGLVRECLAETERNARS
- the LOC108276717 gene encoding cyclin-dependent kinase 2-associated protein 1 isoform X1 yields the protein MMSLGMSYKPNPHQHIPGTSANQAGNIPSPSSSISTVQSYKPIINDFGLPSFGFSQGPNGTQAPQSKYAELLAIIEELGKEIRPTYAGSKSAMERLKRGIIHARGLVRECLAETERNARS